Proteins from a genomic interval of Stenotrophomonas sp. 24(2023):
- a CDS encoding aldehyde dehydrogenase, which translates to MPSFPDRAHWQALASRLAIPGQAFIGGRYVDAASGARFDCISPVDGRVLGSVADCDEQDVQRAVAAARRAFDGGPWPRMAPAQRKQVLLALAALVERHGDELALLETLDMGKPIRDARRVDIAGAVRCLAWTAEAVDKLYGELAPTGAQELGLVSREPVGVVAAIVPWNFPLLMACWKIAPALAMGNAVVLKPSERSPLSALRLAALAAEAGVPEGVLNVVPGFGVRVGEPLALHMDVDTLAFTGSTATGARLLQYAGRSNLKRVWLECGGKSPHVVFADAPDLDAAARGVAKGIFFNQGEVCTAGARLLVQRAIREDFVRQVVAYGRQMQPRHPLEADAPMGALVDAAHADKVLADIARAEADGARLLLGGRRAEVEAGGSYLQPTVFDQVRPEQALAQEEVFGPVLAVIGFDDEGEAVRLANDSRYGLAAGLWTRDLGRAHRVARQLRAGSVWVNGWDGGDMTAPFGGYKQSGNGRDKSLHAFDKYSEIKATWIQL; encoded by the coding sequence ATGCCTTCCTTCCCCGACCGTGCGCACTGGCAGGCCCTGGCCAGCCGCCTGGCCATCCCCGGGCAGGCCTTCATCGGCGGCCGATACGTCGACGCCGCCAGTGGCGCACGCTTCGACTGCATCAGCCCGGTGGATGGCCGTGTGCTGGGCAGCGTGGCCGACTGCGACGAGCAGGATGTGCAACGGGCGGTGGCCGCAGCGCGACGCGCCTTCGATGGCGGGCCCTGGCCGCGCATGGCACCGGCGCAGCGCAAGCAGGTGCTGCTGGCATTGGCGGCGCTGGTCGAGCGCCATGGCGACGAACTGGCGTTGCTGGAAACACTGGACATGGGCAAGCCGATCCGTGACGCGCGCCGGGTGGACATCGCCGGCGCCGTGCGCTGCCTGGCCTGGACCGCTGAAGCGGTGGACAAGCTGTACGGTGAACTCGCCCCGACCGGGGCGCAGGAACTGGGCCTGGTCAGCCGTGAGCCGGTGGGCGTGGTGGCGGCGATCGTGCCGTGGAATTTCCCGTTGCTGATGGCCTGCTGGAAGATCGCGCCGGCGCTGGCGATGGGCAATGCGGTGGTGCTCAAGCCATCGGAGCGTTCGCCCCTGAGCGCGCTGCGGCTGGCGGCGCTGGCGGCCGAGGCGGGCGTGCCCGAGGGGGTACTGAACGTGGTGCCCGGGTTCGGTGTGCGCGTGGGGGAGCCGCTGGCCCTGCACATGGACGTCGATACGCTGGCCTTCACCGGTTCCACCGCCACCGGCGCCCGCCTTCTGCAGTATGCCGGGCGCTCCAACCTCAAGCGGGTCTGGCTCGAATGTGGCGGCAAGAGCCCGCACGTGGTGTTCGCCGATGCCCCCGACCTGGATGCGGCTGCCCGCGGCGTGGCCAAGGGCATCTTCTTCAACCAGGGGGAGGTCTGCACGGCGGGCGCGCGGTTGCTGGTGCAGCGCGCCATCCGCGAGGATTTCGTGCGCCAGGTTGTGGCCTATGGGCGACAGATGCAGCCCCGCCACCCGCTGGAGGCCGACGCCCCGATGGGCGCGCTGGTGGACGCCGCGCATGCCGACAAGGTGCTGGCCGATATCGCACGGGCCGAGGCAGATGGCGCGCGCCTGCTGCTGGGCGGCCGCCGTGCCGAGGTCGAGGCGGGTGGCAGCTACCTGCAGCCGACCGTGTTCGACCAGGTGCGGCCGGAGCAGGCCTTGGCGCAGGAAGAGGTGTTCGGCCCGGTGCTGGCGGTGATCGGGTTCGATGACGAGGGCGAGGCCGTGCGCCTGGCCAACGACAGCCGCTACGGCCTGGCGGCTGGCCTGTGGACGCGCGACTTGGGGCGTGCCCACCGCGTGGCGCGCCAGCTGCGCGCGGGCAGCGTGTGGGTCAACGGCTGGGATGGCGGCGACATGACCGCGCCGTTCGGTGGCTACAAGCAGTCCGGCAACGGCCGCGACAAATCACTGCACGCCTTCGACAAGTACAGCGAGATCAAGGCGACCTGGATCCAGCTCTGA
- a CDS encoding aspartate aminotransferase family protein produces MKTPAPDLATLATQRPDSLQAYWMPFTANPQFKGAPRLLVRAEGMHYEDVDGHRVLDGTAGLWCCNAGHARPSIVAAIAEQAATLDYAPPFQMGSPPAFVLAQRLAALAPGTLNHVFFTNSGSEAVDTAMKIILAHHRLRGEGQRTRFIGREKAYHGVGFGGMAIGGLPNNRKQFGLQLAGTDYLPHTLDLQRNAFSKGLPRHGVELADALERLLALHDPSTVAAVFVEPVAGSAGVILPAAGYLQRLREICDQHGILLVFDEVITGFGRVGMPFAAQRFGVTPDLLTFAKGVSNGAVPLGGVLVSDAVHAPFNQGPAHAIDLFHGYTYSGHPLACAAALATLEVYASERLFERAIELGEYWQERLHALQGLPNVIDIRNFGLVGAVELAPRRDAPGSRGYEVFRRCFHDGHLLVRCTGDTIALSPPLIVDKAQIDQITGTLGEMIRATA; encoded by the coding sequence ATGAAGACCCCCGCCCCCGACCTTGCCACGCTGGCCACCCAGCGCCCGGATTCGCTGCAGGCCTATTGGATGCCGTTCACCGCCAACCCGCAGTTCAAGGGCGCCCCGCGCCTGCTGGTGCGCGCGGAGGGCATGCACTACGAGGACGTGGACGGCCATCGGGTGCTGGACGGTACCGCCGGCCTGTGGTGCTGCAATGCCGGCCATGCGCGGCCGTCGATCGTGGCGGCCATCGCCGAACAGGCCGCCACGCTCGATTACGCCCCACCCTTCCAGATGGGTTCGCCGCCGGCCTTCGTCCTGGCCCAACGGCTGGCTGCACTGGCACCGGGCACGCTGAACCATGTGTTCTTCACCAATTCCGGTTCCGAAGCAGTGGACACCGCGATGAAGATCATCCTGGCCCATCACCGCCTGCGCGGCGAGGGCCAGCGCACGCGCTTCATCGGCCGCGAAAAGGCTTACCACGGCGTCGGCTTCGGCGGCATGGCCATCGGCGGGCTGCCCAACAACCGCAAGCAGTTCGGCCTGCAGCTGGCCGGTACCGACTACCTGCCCCACACCCTGGACCTGCAGCGCAACGCCTTCAGCAAGGGCCTGCCGCGCCATGGCGTGGAGCTGGCCGATGCGCTGGAGCGGCTGCTGGCCCTGCATGACCCCTCGACCGTGGCCGCGGTGTTCGTCGAGCCGGTGGCCGGGTCCGCCGGGGTGATCCTGCCGGCGGCAGGCTATCTGCAGCGCCTGCGCGAGATCTGCGACCAGCACGGCATCCTGCTGGTATTCGATGAGGTCATCACCGGCTTCGGCCGGGTCGGCATGCCGTTTGCCGCACAGCGTTTCGGCGTCACTCCGGATCTGCTCACCTTCGCCAAGGGCGTCAGCAACGGTGCGGTGCCACTGGGCGGCGTGCTGGTCAGCGATGCGGTGCATGCGCCCTTCAACCAGGGGCCGGCCCATGCCATCGACCTGTTCCATGGCTATACCTATTCGGGCCACCCGCTGGCCTGTGCGGCCGCGCTGGCGACGCTGGAGGTCTATGCCAGCGAGCGCCTGTTCGAGCGCGCCATCGAACTGGGCGAGTACTGGCAGGAGCGCCTGCATGCCCTGCAGGGGCTGCCCAACGTGATCGACATCCGCAACTTCGGGCTGGTCGGCGCGGTGGAACTGGCACCGCGTCGCGATGCCCCCGGCAGCCGGGGATATGAGGTGTTCCGGCGCTGCTTCCACGATGGGCACCTGCTGGTGCGCTGCACGGGCGACACCATCGCCCTGTCGCCACCGCTGATCGTGGACAAGGCACAGATCGACCAGATCACCGGCACCCTGGGCGAGATGATCCGGGCCACCGCCTAG
- a CDS encoding DUF3649 domain-containing protein, which produces MHPHSPRWGVLSRSLAAILGGYALASMTSVFCAVALPMARGQAVLTGMLVGIVVAACAALWAFATRSALRAWLGILVPTLLLAGISRLLGAWA; this is translated from the coding sequence CTGCACCCGCACAGCCCGCGCTGGGGCGTGCTGTCCCGTTCACTGGCCGCCATCCTGGGCGGCTACGCGCTGGCGTCGATGACGTCCGTGTTCTGCGCGGTGGCCCTGCCGATGGCGCGCGGCCAGGCCGTGCTGACCGGCATGCTGGTCGGCATTGTCGTGGCCGCCTGCGCCGCGCTGTGGGCCTTCGCCACGCGCAGTGCCCTGCGTGCCTGGCTGGGCATCCTCGTTCCCACCCTGCTGCTGGCCGGCATCTCGCGGCTGCTGGGGGCCTGGGCATGA
- a CDS encoding MFS transporter → MSTTAAAALPVNSPRRVLLASLIGTTIEFFDFYIYATAAVLVFPHLFFPESSDKAALLQSLATFAVAFIARPVGSAVFGHFGDRIGRKATLVAALLTMGLSTVAIGLLPTHAQIGLWAPALLALCRFGQGLGLGGEWGGAVLLATENAPPGKRAWYGMFPQLGAPLGFLLSAGIFLLLGHWLSQDDFLQWGWRIPFVGSALLVGLGLWIRLNIHETPDFKRALESNTRVRLPMLTVIRDHPLPLLLGTLGAFATFVLFYLMTVFALGYGTAALGYPRDQFLLLQMVGILFFAAGIPIAARYGDRWGTRRTMILASVLILGFGVLFAPLFQAGQPWLVLGFLSLGLFLMGLTYGPCGTFLAEIYPVEVRYTGASLSFNLAGILGAAPAPYLATWLAERFGLVAVGLYLSLTVVLTLCALLALRQRLR, encoded by the coding sequence ATGTCGACAACCGCCGCTGCCGCACTGCCCGTCAATTCCCCCCGTCGTGTCCTGCTGGCCAGCCTGATCGGCACCACCATCGAATTCTTCGATTTCTACATCTACGCCACGGCGGCGGTGCTGGTGTTCCCGCACCTGTTCTTCCCCGAAAGCAGCGACAAGGCGGCCCTGCTGCAATCGCTGGCGACCTTCGCGGTGGCCTTCATCGCACGGCCGGTGGGCTCGGCGGTATTCGGTCATTTCGGCGACCGCATCGGGCGCAAGGCCACGCTGGTCGCCGCGCTGCTGACGATGGGGCTGTCCACGGTGGCCATCGGCCTGCTGCCCACGCATGCGCAGATTGGCCTGTGGGCGCCGGCGCTGCTGGCGCTGTGCCGCTTCGGCCAAGGCCTGGGCCTGGGCGGCGAGTGGGGCGGGGCGGTGCTGCTGGCCACCGAGAACGCACCGCCGGGCAAGCGCGCGTGGTACGGCATGTTCCCGCAGCTGGGCGCACCGCTGGGGTTCCTGCTCTCGGCCGGCATCTTCCTGCTGCTGGGCCACTGGCTGAGCCAGGACGATTTCCTGCAGTGGGGCTGGCGCATCCCGTTTGTCGGCAGCGCGCTGCTGGTGGGGCTGGGCCTGTGGATCCGCCTGAACATCCACGAGACGCCCGACTTCAAGCGCGCGCTGGAAAGCAACACGCGCGTGCGCCTGCCGATGCTTACCGTCATCCGCGACCACCCGCTGCCGCTGCTGCTGGGCACGCTGGGGGCGTTCGCCACCTTCGTGCTGTTCTACCTGATGACGGTGTTCGCGCTGGGCTATGGCACGGCGGCGCTGGGCTACCCGCGCGACCAGTTCCTGCTGCTGCAGATGGTCGGCATCCTGTTCTTCGCGGCCGGCATTCCCATCGCCGCACGCTACGGTGACCGCTGGGGCACGCGCCGCACGATGATACTGGCCAGTGTGCTGATCCTCGGGTTCGGCGTGCTGTTCGCCCCGTTGTTCCAGGCCGGACAGCCGTGGCTGGTGCTGGGCTTCCTGTCGCTGGGGCTGTTCCTGATGGGCCTGACCTACGGCCCCTGCGGCACCTTCCTTGCCGAGATCTACCCGGTGGAAGTGCGTTACACCGGTGCATCGCTGTCGTTCAACCTGGCCGGCATCCTGGGCGCGGCACCGGCCCCGTACCTGGCCACCTGGCTGGCCGAGCGCTTCGGCCTGGTGGCCGTCGGCCTGTACCTGTCGCTGACCGTGGTGCTGACCCTGTGCGCGCTGCTTGCCCTGCGCCAGCGCCTGCGCTGA
- a CDS encoding DUF445 family protein yields the protein MSTPLDPRRAQLRRLKAIALGLLLLMLAGFAVSHWQGERGAWAWVSAFCEAAAVGALADWFAVVALFRRPMGLPIPHTAIIPRSKARIADSLALFVRDQFLEPGVLLAKLQVFDPARRLGSWLAEPERTRMLADMARGWALQALDFFDEGAVRRQLHGFVVQQLRQWNAAATAGELLALLTADGRHQRVLDEGLQRLGRWLEQPEVKERASQLIVRYIQREWPTLSSTVNWVKPIDEIGDSLAERLARAVLEELQQVLSEPEHPLRQDYERWLGNYVQRLREDPALAERIEQLKQEMIDHPALQDYVQGLWARIHASLRADLQRPDSLLAGHLQRSLASLGQALQDDPALRDALNQHLLDGAQRLTDRLRDGVTTHIAQTVKGWDERHLVEQLELSVGRDLQFIRFNGTLVGGLIGLLLHAATVLFRF from the coding sequence ATGTCGACTCCCCTCGATCCACGCCGCGCACAGCTGCGGCGCCTGAAGGCCATCGCGCTGGGCCTGCTGCTGTTGATGCTGGCCGGCTTTGCGGTCAGCCACTGGCAGGGCGAGCGTGGCGCGTGGGCCTGGGTATCGGCCTTCTGCGAAGCCGCCGCGGTCGGCGCACTGGCCGACTGGTTCGCGGTGGTGGCCCTGTTCCGCCGTCCGATGGGGCTGCCCATTCCGCATACGGCGATCATTCCGCGCAGCAAGGCGCGCATCGCCGACAGCCTGGCCCTGTTCGTGCGCGACCAGTTCCTGGAACCGGGCGTACTGCTGGCCAAGCTGCAGGTATTCGATCCGGCCCGCCGCCTCGGCAGCTGGCTGGCCGAGCCTGAGCGCACGCGCATGCTGGCCGACATGGCCCGCGGCTGGGCATTGCAGGCACTGGATTTCTTCGACGAAGGCGCCGTGCGCCGGCAGCTGCACGGCTTCGTGGTGCAGCAGCTGCGGCAGTGGAACGCGGCAGCCACCGCCGGCGAACTGCTGGCCCTGCTGACCGCCGATGGCCGCCACCAGCGGGTGCTGGACGAAGGCCTGCAGCGCCTGGGGCGGTGGCTGGAGCAGCCTGAGGTCAAGGAACGCGCCTCGCAGCTGATCGTGCGCTACATCCAGCGCGAGTGGCCGACACTGTCGAGCACGGTGAACTGGGTCAAGCCGATCGATGAGATCGGCGACAGCCTGGCCGAACGGCTGGCGCGGGCGGTGCTGGAGGAACTGCAGCAGGTACTGTCCGAACCAGAACATCCCCTGCGCCAGGATTACGAGCGGTGGCTGGGCAACTACGTACAGCGCCTGCGCGAGGACCCGGCCCTGGCCGAACGCATCGAACAGCTCAAGCAGGAAATGATCGATCACCCGGCCCTGCAGGACTACGTGCAGGGGCTGTGGGCGCGCATCCACGCCAGCCTGCGCGCGGACCTGCAGCGCCCCGATTCCCTGCTGGCCGGCCACCTGCAGCGCAGCCTGGCGTCGCTGGGGCAGGCACTGCAGGACGATCCGGCCCTGCGCGATGCGCTCAACCAGCACCTGCTGGACGGCGCGCAGCGCCTGACCGACCGCCTGCGCGACGGGGTCACCACGCACATCGCGCAGACGGTCAAGGGCTGGGACGAGCGCCATCTGGTGGAACAGCTGGAACTGAGCGTGGGCCGCGACCTGCAGTTCATCCGTTTCAACGGCACCCTGGTAGGCGGCCTGATCGGCCTGCTGCTGCACGCGGCAACGGTGCTGTTCCGGTTCTGA
- a CDS encoding plasmid replication/partition related protein — protein MDIVVKEELKAYIDPLTTDEHDALERSILAEGCRDALVLWGEVLVDGHNRFGICQKHGLPFNTVQNTRFQSMEDVHLWMIEQHLGRRSVSDFQRGVLALRKRDILAARKQVEQAQLQRESDGTAAPAEEAGEDSPPWEPAPKISRAELAREAKLSTSQVGMIERIHAQAAAEVVEAVKAGVISISAAAAVADLPEDEQRAAAAGGKDELKQAAKRVRESKRKPRAPKPEPAEMDFEEADEDEIASRDAEVMAALEQLGEDAPALRRRVAALTRENDTLRAQLAALRRQLEAR, from the coding sequence ATGGACATCGTCGTCAAAGAAGAACTCAAGGCCTACATCGATCCGCTGACCACCGACGAACATGACGCGCTGGAGCGCAGCATCCTGGCCGAAGGCTGCCGCGATGCACTGGTGCTGTGGGGCGAGGTGCTGGTCGATGGCCACAACCGCTTCGGCATCTGCCAGAAGCACGGCCTGCCGTTCAACACGGTGCAGAACACCCGTTTCCAGAGCATGGAAGACGTGCACCTGTGGATGATCGAACAGCACCTGGGCCGGCGCAGCGTGTCCGATTTCCAGCGGGGTGTGCTGGCCCTGCGCAAGCGCGACATCCTGGCGGCGCGCAAGCAGGTCGAGCAGGCCCAGCTGCAGCGCGAGAGTGATGGCACCGCCGCACCGGCCGAGGAGGCCGGCGAGGACAGCCCGCCGTGGGAACCGGCGCCGAAGATCAGCCGCGCCGAGCTGGCCCGCGAAGCCAAGCTGAGCACGAGCCAGGTGGGCATGATCGAGCGCATCCACGCCCAGGCCGCCGCGGAAGTGGTGGAAGCGGTGAAAGCCGGCGTCATTTCGATCAGCGCTGCGGCCGCCGTGGCCGACCTGCCGGAAGACGAGCAGCGCGCCGCCGCCGCCGGGGGCAAGGACGAGCTGAAGCAGGCCGCCAAGCGCGTGCGTGAATCCAAGCGCAAGCCGCGGGCGCCGAAGCCGGAACCGGCGGAGATGGATTTCGAGGAGGCGGACGAGGATGAGATCGCCAGCCGCGATGCCGAGGTGATGGCCGCACTGGAACAGCTGGGCGAGGACGCCCCGGCCCTGCGCCGCCGCGTGGCCGCGCTGACCCGCGAAAACGACACCCTGCGCGCCCAGCTGGCCGCACTGCGCAGGCAGCTGGAAGCACGGTAA
- a CDS encoding PepSY-associated TM helix domain-containing protein has protein sequence MKNGFRQSMAWLHTWTGLVVGWLLLLIFMAGTASYYREEISRWMRPELPRSTVSTDEAAQRAVDYLLANAGQAENWFVTLPQPRNPAMQMFWRLPPDQVDPEKGRRGGFGEATLDPNSGQPLQARETRGGDFFYRLHFDLHYIPVVWARYLVGFCAMFMLVAIITGVITHKKIFKDFFTFRKDKGLRSWLDFHNVSAVMALPYHAMITYTGIVTLMLMYLPWGVQAVYQDDRNAFFADAIGGMPELSAPAEGRAAPLPLHQLLEAARTRWHGIEVAGFTVANPGAANAVIDIRQRDGKRLSIDTPALRYDMVTGALLAETPASGGATATRGVMYGLHLARFADWGLRALFFLSGLTGCLMVASGVVLWAVKERPKHAKSGRTGFGLRLVDALNIGAVAGLPIAFASYFWGNRLLPLGLAERADAEANVFFYAWGAALLAAFLWPKRMMWAWQLYLGAALFALLPVLNALTTHAHLGVTLFNGDGVLAGFDLSMIAFGAMLALCGWRMQRWTPPLSAAEKKRLAAAATGKVAAPTEAGA, from the coding sequence ATGAAGAACGGATTCCGCCAGTCGATGGCGTGGCTGCACACCTGGACCGGCCTGGTGGTGGGCTGGCTGCTGCTGCTGATCTTCATGGCCGGCACGGCCAGCTACTACCGCGAGGAGATCAGCCGCTGGATGCGCCCGGAACTGCCACGCAGCACGGTCAGTACCGATGAAGCCGCGCAGCGCGCCGTCGATTACCTGCTGGCCAACGCCGGCCAGGCCGAAAACTGGTTCGTGACCCTGCCGCAGCCGCGCAACCCGGCCATGCAGATGTTCTGGCGGCTGCCGCCGGACCAGGTGGACCCGGAAAAGGGCCGCCGTGGCGGCTTCGGCGAGGCCACCCTGGACCCGAACAGTGGCCAGCCGCTGCAGGCCCGCGAAACCCGCGGCGGCGATTTCTTCTACCGCCTGCACTTCGACCTGCACTACATCCCGGTGGTGTGGGCACGCTACCTGGTGGGCTTCTGCGCGATGTTCATGCTGGTGGCGATCATCACCGGGGTTATCACGCACAAGAAAATCTTCAAGGACTTCTTCACCTTCCGCAAGGACAAGGGCCTGCGTTCGTGGCTGGATTTCCACAACGTCAGCGCGGTGATGGCCCTGCCCTACCACGCCATGATCACCTATACCGGCATCGTCACCCTGATGCTGATGTACCTGCCTTGGGGTGTGCAGGCGGTCTACCAGGACGATCGCAACGCCTTCTTCGCCGATGCCATCGGTGGCATGCCGGAGTTGAGTGCACCGGCCGAAGGTCGGGCGGCCCCACTGCCGCTGCACCAGTTGCTGGAGGCCGCGCGCACGCGCTGGCACGGCATCGAAGTGGCTGGCTTCACCGTAGCCAACCCGGGCGCGGCCAACGCCGTGATCGACATCCGCCAGCGCGACGGCAAGCGCCTGTCTATCGACACCCCGGCGCTGCGCTATGACATGGTCACCGGCGCGCTGCTGGCCGAAACGCCGGCGTCCGGCGGCGCCACTGCGACACGCGGGGTGATGTACGGGCTGCACCTGGCGCGCTTCGCCGACTGGGGCCTGCGGGCGCTGTTCTTCCTGTCCGGCCTGACCGGCTGCCTGATGGTGGCCAGCGGCGTGGTGCTGTGGGCGGTGAAGGAACGGCCCAAGCATGCCAAGAGCGGGCGCACCGGTTTCGGCCTGCGCCTGGTCGATGCGCTGAACATCGGCGCAGTGGCGGGCCTGCCGATCGCGTTCGCCAGCTATTTCTGGGGCAACCGGCTGCTGCCGCTGGGCCTGGCCGAGCGTGCCGACGCGGAAGCCAACGTGTTCTTCTACGCTTGGGGTGCCGCACTGCTGGCGGCGTTCCTGTGGCCGAAGCGGATGATGTGGGCGTGGCAGCTGTACCTGGGGGCCGCGCTGTTCGCCCTGCTGCCGGTGCTCAATGCGCTGACCACCCACGCGCATCTGGGCGTGACCTTGTTCAATGGTGATGGGGTGCTGGCCGGCTTCGACCTGTCGATGATCGCCTTCGGCGCGATGCTGGCCCTGTGTGGCTGGCGCATGCAGCGCTGGACGCCGCCGCTGAGTGCTGCCGAGAAGAAGCGCCTTGCCGCTGCGGCCACCGGCAAGGTGGCTGCGCCCACGGA
- a CDS encoding TonB-dependent siderophore receptor encodes MSRPLLPPPAPLALALMSLLAGFAAHADAPADASARTLDTVKVTADGEIPNSYTVKSARSATKLDLSLRETPQSVTVITRQRLDDMGLFALSDVMGQVTGVSVSVTDSERINYVSRGYSITNFQVDGMLNTFGGSIKTNTDSAIYERIEVIRGATGLTTGAGDPSGTISMVRKRPTDTFQMGANLTVGRWGNQRLEADLGGPIAWDGRIRARVVAAKQQSDSFRDVYRLDKDVFYGIVQADLTDSTLAEVGYEYQSPRTTGVTWGVVPYWGPDGTPANLPRSTNLSASWSSWPIVEKTTFARLEQQLGQNWSVKAAISRAKRSTSGAVWYGAQGYPRADGTGVRAYIGNFMEDSTMDVVDINATGRFALFGHAQEVVFGIGQSTRKGENPAATVGTYPASYALVPDWRHWTGDVAPLPVTRLGYLGSESELRQQAAYLATRLRLADPLLVVAGVRYGNWETKRWNYSYDSSGNRTGTKRDGYSPKDQTTPYFGVVYDINSVLSAYASYTDIFAPQELRDRNGNYLEPVVGTMYEGGLKAEFFDGLLNASAAIFQGQKDNVGEVDDTVPSNSLPDGGQAYRSTGKGNKVHGWEMEAQGTLGEHWNLAAGYAHTVSRNKDGVLQNTTTPQDTVRLNASWRPGGSDGRFWLGGGATWQSRLWRMSAKPAPDYASSGRTVQAPIQQDAFYLLNLAAGYRFNANFSAQVNVNNLLDKKYYNNVGFYNGVYWGEPRNVTVTLRWKL; translated from the coding sequence ATGTCCCGACCGCTCCTGCCGCCCCCTGCTCCACTGGCTCTTGCCCTGATGTCACTGCTGGCCGGCTTCGCCGCCCATGCCGACGCTCCGGCCGACGCCTCCGCACGTACGCTGGATACGGTGAAGGTCACCGCCGATGGTGAGATTCCCAACAGCTACACCGTCAAGAGCGCCCGCAGCGCCACCAAGCTGGACCTGTCACTGCGCGAAACGCCGCAGTCGGTCACCGTGATCACCCGCCAGCGGCTGGATGACATGGGCCTGTTCGCGCTGTCGGATGTGATGGGCCAGGTGACCGGCGTGAGCGTGTCGGTCACCGACAGCGAGCGCATCAACTACGTATCGCGCGGCTACAGCATCACCAATTTCCAGGTCGATGGCATGCTCAACACCTTCGGTGGGTCGATCAAGACCAACACCGACAGCGCCATCTACGAGCGCATCGAGGTGATCCGCGGCGCCACCGGGCTGACCACCGGTGCCGGTGATCCCTCCGGCACCATCAGCATGGTGCGCAAGCGCCCCACCGACACCTTCCAGATGGGGGCCAACCTGACCGTGGGCCGCTGGGGCAACCAGCGCCTGGAAGCCGATCTGGGTGGCCCGATCGCGTGGGATGGCCGCATCCGTGCCCGCGTGGTCGCCGCCAAGCAGCAGAGCGATTCGTTCCGCGACGTCTACCGGCTCGACAAGGATGTGTTCTACGGCATCGTGCAGGCCGACCTGACCGACAGCACGCTGGCCGAAGTGGGCTATGAATACCAGTCGCCACGCACCACCGGCGTCACCTGGGGCGTGGTGCCGTACTGGGGCCCGGACGGCACGCCGGCCAACCTGCCGCGCTCGACCAACCTGTCCGCGTCCTGGAGCAGCTGGCCGATCGTGGAAAAAACCACGTTCGCGCGCCTGGAACAGCAGCTTGGCCAGAACTGGTCGGTCAAGGCCGCCATCAGCCGGGCCAAGCGCAGCACCAGCGGTGCGGTCTGGTACGGCGCGCAGGGCTACCCGCGTGCCGATGGCACCGGCGTGCGGGCCTACATCGGCAACTTCATGGAAGACAGCACGATGGACGTGGTGGACATCAACGCCACCGGCCGCTTCGCGCTGTTCGGCCACGCGCAGGAAGTGGTGTTCGGCATCGGCCAGTCCACCCGCAAGGGCGAAAATCCCGCCGCGACCGTCGGCACCTATCCGGCCAGCTACGCCCTCGTGCCGGATTGGCGCCACTGGACCGGCGATGTCGCGCCGCTGCCGGTGACCCGCCTGGGCTACCTCGGCTCTGAGAGCGAACTGCGCCAGCAGGCCGCCTACCTGGCCACGCGCCTGCGCCTGGCCGATCCGCTGCTGGTCGTGGCCGGCGTCCGCTATGGCAACTGGGAAACCAAGCGCTGGAACTACAGCTACGACAGCAGCGGCAACCGCACCGGCACCAAGCGCGACGGCTACTCGCCCAAGGACCAGACCACCCCGTATTTCGGCGTGGTGTATGACATCAACAGCGTGCTCAGCGCCTACGCCAGCTATACCGACATCTTCGCGCCGCAGGAACTGCGTGACCGCAACGGCAACTACCTCGAGCCGGTGGTGGGCACGATGTACGAGGGTGGCCTGAAGGCCGAATTCTTCGACGGCCTGCTGAACGCCTCCGCCGCGATCTTCCAGGGGCAGAAGGACAATGTGGGCGAAGTGGACGATACGGTGCCGTCCAATTCGCTGCCCGATGGCGGCCAGGCCTACCGTTCCACCGGCAAGGGCAACAAGGTGCACGGATGGGAAATGGAAGCGCAGGGCACGCTCGGTGAGCATTGGAACCTGGCCGCCGGCTACGCGCACACCGTCAGCCGCAACAAGGATGGCGTACTGCAGAACACCACCACCCCGCAGGACACCGTGCGCCTCAACGCCAGCTGGCGCCCCGGTGGCAGTGACGGCCGCTTCTGGCTGGGTGGCGGTGCGACCTGGCAGAGCCGCCTCTGGCGCATGAGCGCCAAGCCCGCCCCGGACTACGCCAGCAGTGGCCGCACCGTGCAGGCGCCGATCCAGCAGGACGCGTTCTACCTGCTGAACCTGGCGGCCGGCTACCGCTTCAACGCCAATTTCAGCGCGCAGGTGAACGTCAACAACCTGCTGGACAAGAAGTATTACAACAACGTCGGTTTCTACAACGGCGTGTACTGGGGCGAACCGCGCAACGTCACCGTGACGCTGCGCTGGAAGCTCTGA